One Xyrauchen texanus isolate HMW12.3.18 chromosome 2, RBS_HiC_50CHRs, whole genome shotgun sequence genomic window carries:
- the LOC127619116 gene encoding G-protein coupled receptor 12-like codes for MIHSLAPAMSNQLQNTSSLSTAATWNLLDVRNSSPVRTADLRPMPVSPWDIALCVTGTLISCENAIVIAILFYTPTLRAPMFILIGSLAFADLLAGLSLILNFVFIYMLNTEVVTLISVGLLIAAFSASVLNILAITVDRYLSLYNALTYHTERTVTFTYVMVVLIWLVGIVLGLLPVLGWNCIQDEASCSICRPVTKNNAVVLAVTFLLVFALMMQLYLQICKIAFRHAQQIAVQHQFMAISTTKGVSTLSVILCTFAACWMPFAMYSIVADSSYPMIYTYATVLPATCNSVINPIIYAYRNPDIQKSLWLACCGWVPSNFSLRPRTSSDV; via the coding sequence ATGATTCACTCTCTTGCACCAGCAATGAGCAACCAACTTCAAAACACCTCTTCCCTCTCCACGGCGGCCACGTGGAATCTCCTGGATGTGAGGAACTCATCACCAGTGAGAACGGCAGACTTGCGGCCGATGCCTGTTAGCCCATGGGACATTGCACTGTGTGTGACAGGCACGCTCATCTCGTGTGAGAATGCAATTGTGATTGCCATCCTGTTTTACACGCCCACCTTGAGAGCCCCTATGTTCATCCTGATAGGGAGTCTTGCGTTTGCAGACCTGCTTGCAGGACTTAGTCTCATTCTCAACTTTGTCTTCATCTATATGCTGAACACAGAGGTTGTGACTCTGATCTCCGTCGGCCTGCTAATCGCCGCTTTCTCCGCATCAGTGCTCAACATTCTGGCCATCACAGTGGATCGCTACTTGTCTCTCTACAATGCTCTGACCTACCACACAGAGCGCACAGTGACGTTCACCTATGTAATGGTGGTTCTCATTTGGTTGGTGGGCATCGTCCTGGGCCTACTGCCTGTGCTTGGCTGGAACTGCATACAAGACGAGGCCAGCTGCAGTATTTGTCGGCCAGTCACCAAGAACAATGCTGTGGTACTCGCTGTGACGTTCTTGCTTGTATTTGCCCTCATGATGCAGCTTTACCTGCAGATCTGTAAGATTGCCTTCCGCCACGCACAGCAGATTGCTGTTCAGCACCAGTTTATGGCTATTTCCACCACAAAAGGTGTATCCACACTCTCGGTCATCCTCTGCACCTTTGCCGCATGCTGGATGCCCTTCGCCATGTATTCAATTGTGGCAGACTCAAGCTACCCAATGATCTACACTTATGCAACGGTGCTGCCAGCGACATGTAACTCTGTCATAAACCCAATCATATATGCTTACAGAAACCCAGACATCCAGAAATCCCTGTGGCTAGCCTGCTGCGGATGGGTTCCGTCCAACTTCTCCTTGCGGCCAAGGACATCTAGCGATGTTTAG